GCCACCGGGAAGAACCTGCCGGAGACCATCCGGGAACGCTGGCCGCGCCCGGTCGTGTGGCTGTACTGGGTGCAGGCGGAGATCGTCGCCATGGCGACCGACCTCGCGGAGTTTCTGGGTGCGGCGGTCGCCATTCAGCTGCTGACCGGCCTGCCGCTGATCTGGGGGGCGAGCATCACGGCCGTCCTGACCTTCTGGCTGCTGACCATCCAGCGCCGGGGCTTCCGCCCGCTGGAACTGGTCATCGGGGGGTTCGTGTCCATCATCGGGGTGGCGTACCTGACGCAGTTCGTGCTGGCCCACCCCGCCCTGGCCGAGCTGGGGCGCGGGTTCATTCCCAGTTTTCAGGGTGTGGACAGCGTGTACCTCGCCGTGGGGATCATCGGCGCGACGGTCATGCCGCACGTCATCTACCTGCACTCCGCGCTGACGCAGGGCCGAGTGCCGACCCGCAACGACGACGAGAAACTGCGCCTGAGCCGACTGAACCGCGTGGACGTGATCGCCTCGATGGGCGTGGCGGGCCTGATCAACATGAGCATGCTGGCCGTCGCCGCCGCCACCTTCTACGGCAAGGGTGTTGAGAACGCCGGGGACCTGGAAACCGCGTACCGCACGCTGACGCCCCTGCTGGGACCGGCGGCCGCGACTGCGTTCGCCATCGCGCTGCTCGCCAGCGGCCTGAGCAGCAGCGCGGTGGGCACCATGGCCGGGCAGGTGATCATGCAGGGCTTCGTGAACTTCAGCATTCCGCTGTGGCTGCGGCGCACGATCACGATGCTCCCGGCATTCATCGTGATCCTGCTGGGCCTGAACCCCACGGACGTGCTGGTGCTGTCGCAGGTGATCCTGTCGTTCGGGGTGCCGTTCGCGCTCGTGCCGCTGCTGCTGTTCACCGCGCGGCGCGACGTGATGGGCGTCCTGACCAGCAGGCCCCTCGTGACCGGGCTGGGCTGGCTGTTCGCGAGCATCATCATCGGCCTGAACGTGTACCTGCTGTGGGGAGCGTTCACGAACTGAGTGCGGTCGGCAGGAGCGTTGATCAAGACCCTCGACCTCCCCGGAGAGACCGCAGCGAGGGCTCAGGTCAGGACCGGATGATCGGGTGGACACCTGTCGCGTGAAGGGGGCCGTCTGCAAGACTCCGGGAAGAGTCGGGCCGGTAGAGTAGGCCATGTGTCCAGAACTTTCTGAACGGGGCCGCCGGTCATGGCGCGCCTGAGTCAGCAGGTGGCCCCCTCGGGCCACACGGTGCTCGTCGTGGACGACGACGCCGAACTGAGGGCCACCGTCAGCCGCCTCCTCCAGAACTGCGGACACACCACCCTGTCCGCCGAGGGCGGCGAGGAAGCGCTGGCGCTCGTGGCCGCGAACGACATTCACCTGATCCTCCTCGACTACTTCATGCCGGGCATGAACGGCGAGGACGTGGTGCGGGAACTGCGGCAGCGCGGTCACAGCACGCAGGTGGTGCTGCAGACCGGGTACGCGTCCGAACAGCCGCCCCGCACCTTGCTGCGCGACCTGGACATCCAGGGCTACCACGACAAGTCCGAAGGGCCCGACAAGCTGCTCGTGTGGGTGGACGCGGCCCTGAAAGCGCACCGGCACGTGCGGGCCATCAGCGCCTCCCGCGACGGCCTGAACTACATCCTGCAGGCGGCCCCGCAGCTGCACCGGATCCAGTCGCTGGACGGCCTGCTGCGCGGCATCCTGCTTCAGCTGCAGGGCATTCTGGGCTTCTCGGGCGCCTGCGTGGCCGTCAGCGAGGACGCCCTGACCGACGGCGCGAACGGCTTCGTGGCGGTCCCCCACCCCCAAGCGCAACCGTTCGACGTGCGGGTCGCCACCGGCCGCTTCGAGGGGCAGGCGTGGCACAACCTGAACGGGACCGAGCAGTCCACGGTCCTGCACGCGGCCACCAGCGGACGCGCCTGCCACACGCCCTACATCGCCCTGCCGCTGAATGTCGGGGACCGGAACGTGGGCGTGGTGCTCGTGGACAGCGCGTCGCGCGACCAGCAGCTCGACCTGACGCTGCTGGAGGTGTTCGCCGCGCAGGCGGCCGTGGCCATTCAGAACGTCCAGCTGTTCGAACTGGCCACCACGGATGAACTCACGGGCCTGATGAACCGCCGGGCGTGGCTGTCGCGGCTGGACGAGGCGCTGCACCTCGGCGCGCGGCACGGGCATCCCACGAGCGTCGTGCTGATCGACGTGGATCACTTCAAGCGGGTGAACGACACGTACGGGCACCTGGCGGGGGACGCGGTGCTGCGGGCGCTGGGCGCGCTGCTGCGGGAGCAGTTGCGCCTGACCGACGTGGCCGCCCGCTACGGCGGTGAGGAACTGGCCGTCCTACTGCCCCACACGGACGCGGCGGGTGCCTTCCGCCTGGCGGACCGGCTGCGGCAGCACATGATGGACCTGAGGGTCCCCTGGGCGGACGGCGCGGTGAACGTCACGGCCAGCATGGGCGTCACGACCGACCCTGGGGGGAACAGCGGCCCGACGCCGCAGGACATGCTGGCCCGAGCGGACGAGGCGCTGTACCGCGCGAAATCCGGGGGGCGCAACCGCGTGGTGGACCTGCCGGTCCGGGCGGACGGATGAAGGCGGCCGAGGACGCGGCGCTCGGGCGGCTGGCCGCGCTGATGCAGGGCGCGGTGTGGCAGGCGGACCCGGCCACGCACCGCACGACGTTCATCTCCGAGCGCCTGTCGGACATCGTGGGGTTCACGCCCGAGCAGTGGACGGCCGAACCCGCGTTCTGGGAGTCGCGGCTGCATCCGGAGGACCGGACGTGGGTGCAGGAGGCCCTGGAGGGCGGCATCCGGCAGGGCGAACCGTTCACGCTGGAGTACCGGCTATTCGACACCGCCGGTCAGGTCGTGTGGGTGCGGGACCTGATCACGCCGGTGTACGACGGGACGCAGCTCACGGCGCTGGGCGGGATGATGCTGGACATCACCAGCGAGCGGGACAACGAGACGGCGCTGCGCACGGCCCTCGATCAGTTCGCGCGGCTGTTCAACGGCAGTCCGGTCGGTCTGGCCGTGATCGCCGCCGACTCGGGGCGGGTGCAGCGCAGCAACAACGCCTTCCGGGCGGTGGCGGGCCTGCGCACCTCGCTGCGGCCCGGCGCGCCCGGCACGGACACCCTGTGGGCGGACCCGGAGGCCGCCGCGCAGTTCTGGGCGGCCCTGCAGGCCGGGCCGGTGCAGGAGTGGCCGGCGCAGTGGCTGGACAGTGGGCGTGAGGTGCGCGAGGTGACGCTCAGCGCCGACCGCCTGAACGACGAGGGCGACACCGCGTTCGTCATGATGCGCGACGTGACCTCGCAGGTGCAGGCCCGGCGGGATTCGGAGGCCAGTGAGCGCCGCTTCCGGGCCCTGGTGCAGCACAGTTCCGATCTGATCACGGTCCTGCACCCCAGTGGCACGATCCTGTATGCCAGTCCGGCGGTGGAGGCGGTGCTGGGGTACGACAGCGAGGAAGCGGTGGGCCGCAACGCGCTGGATCACCTGCACCCGGACGACCACGAGGCGATCCAGCGAGAATTCGGGCGCGCCGTGTTCGGCGGGTCCGGCGCGACGGCGCGCATGACCAGCCGATTCATCTGCTGCAACGGCGAGTTCCGGCACCTGGAGTGGGTGGCCACCAATCAGCTGGACGACCCGTCCATTCAGGGCATCGTCATGAATTCCCGTGACGTGACCGAGCGGGTGCACGCCGACCAGGAACGCCTGGAGACCCAGCAGACCTTCGAGACGCTGTTCTCAGCGTCCCCGGAGGCGATCCTGCTCGTGGAGTTCGCGGGCGCGATGGAGATCGTCGAGTGCAACGACGTGGCGGCCGCCATGCGCGGGTACCAGCGGGACGAACTGATCGGACAGAGCACGTACCGGTCCATGCCGAACGGCGCGGCGCTGCTGGCCGACGCGAAGGCGAACGACGCGTTCCGCGAGCGGGTGCGGGCAGCCGGGCGGCTGCAGTTCGAGGCCGAACACCTGCACCGCGACGGTCACGTGTACCCCGTGGAGATCAATCTGGCCCTGGTGACCATCCGGGGGCGGGAAATGATGCTGTGCGTCGAGCGGGACATCTCCGAGCGGCGGGCGGCGGCGGAGGCGCTGGAGGCCAGTCAGGCGCGGCTGGTCGCCAGTGAGAAACTGGCGGGCCTGGGACGCCTGACGGCCGGACTGGCGCACGAGATCAACACGCCCCTGGCGGCCACCATGACCGAACTGCACGACGCGGCGCGGCTCGTGCAGGAGTACCGGGATTCGGTCGGGCACGCACAGGTCACGGACGCCGACCACCTGGAGATCGCGGCAGAACTGAACCGCGCGGTGGAGGCCGCGCAGCGGAACCTGACCCGGATCGGGGATTTCATCCGCAAGATCCGCGGGCACACGCGCGACACCATCACGGAGCGCGTGGCGTTCGACGCGGTGAAACACACGGAAAACACCCTGTCCATGCTGGCGCACGAGGCGCGAGCCGCGAAGGTCGACCTGCTGCTGGAACAGCCGCGTCTGCCGGTGCGGCTGCACGGGGAACCGGGGCGACTGACGCAGATCGTGACGAATCTGGTCGTGAACGCCCTTCACGCGTGCGCGCCGGGCTCGACCGTGACGGTCAGTTTCGAGGCGCTGGACGACGGCAGCGCCGTGATGCGGGTGCAGGACACCGGCAGCGGCATTCCCGAGGACGTCCTGCCGCGCATCTTCGAACCGATGTTCACCACCAAGCCCGTCGGGCAGGGCACCGGGCTGGGCCTGTCGATCATTCATGACATCATCACCGGTCATTTCGGCGGGGAAATTCAGGTGCAGACGTCCGGCGCGGGAACCTGCTTCACGGTGACCTTTCCGGCCCGTCCGCCCGGGGCGGCCCCAGCCCTGGAGACCGCCGCCACGACCTGACCGGGGGTGGCCGTCACCGGGGCCAACCCCGCGTCCCAGGGTTCGACTTCCCCCCGCGGTCCTGTTCAGGTGCCCACTCTGCTGCGCGGCTCTGCGAGTTCGCTCGCTTCAGAGGGATGGAGGTTGTCTCTCAACCCCCATCACTTGTCCTGCCCGCGCTGGTGGTGCCGACCTGCAGCGTGCGGGGCGGCCGCCCCGTGAAGGACGGCCGCCCCGGCAGGTGGGTTCAGCGGGGGTACATGGCGTTGATGGTGCTCTTGTCGGTCGTGGAGAACCCGTTGCGCTGACCCATGCGGTTCAGGTCGATGCTGCTGTTCAGCGGCTGGATGGCGATCTTCCCGTCGAAGAACGCGGGGTAGTGCATGATCGAGTCGAAGTCGTACGCGCCGTACCCGGCGCTGCCGCTGCGGATCTGGTACTGGCTCTGCCAGTCGGCGGGGATGTTCGCCCAGATGATCGTCACGGACTTGTCGCGGTCGGGGCGGGTCTGCTCGTGGAACAGGCCCATGGCGTGCCCGAACTCGTGAATGATCGAGCCGGTCGTGCAGCGGTCGGCCAGGGTGATGGTCTGCTTGCCGCCCACCATGCCCAGGCTGGACGCGCAGCTGGTGCCGGTGTTGTACGTGATCTCCACGTAGTTGCGCTGCGTGGTGCTGGTGCGGGGGGTCACGACGACGTTCGTGGTCGAGCGGATCGCGGAGGCGGCGGCCGCCACGCGGTCACGGATCGCCTGGGGGACGTTCGCGGCGAAGGTGTACGGAATGGTCCGGCCCGTCCAGCGGTACCGGGTATCCACGACGTACGTGCCCTCCTTGCCGACCTTGGCGCTGCTGAGGTCCGCGAGGATGATGTCGTCCTCGAGCATCAGGTAGCCGTCCTGCTTGAAGCCCATGACCTGCTGCTCGGTACCGTCGGGCATGATCAGGGTCGCGGGGGCCTTCTCGGGGGTCACGCGGGCGTCGGGGGTGGAGGACGGGCTGCAGGCAGCGAGGATGACGGACAGGACGATCAGGGACGATGCGACGCGCATGGGTGAAACCTCCGTTGTGTGGTGTGCTCACGGAGACTAATGAAGATCAGATGAAAAGTAAAGGGCTTCGTCACCCCGCCGCGTCAACTTGTGCGGGCGCGCAGCCAGTCGAGGATCACCTGCCGCACCTCCTCGCGCGGTTCGTCGTTCAGGAGTTCGTGGTAGCCGCCCTCGACGGTGTGCAGCGTCTTGTCGGTGGACGTGATCGTATCGTGGAAGCGCTGGCTGCCGCGCGGATCGGTGATCCTGTCGGCGGTGCCGTGCAGGGTCAGGGTGGGCAGCGTCCAGCGGGCGTACTCGGGCCACAGGCGCCCGCTGAGGCCCAGCATGGTCGCGCCGGTCAGGGCCGGGACGTTCCCGTGGTACATGACCGGGTCGGCCTCGTACGCAGCGACCTCGTCGGGCAGGCGCGACAGGCCGCCGGTGCCCAGGTCACTGGTCTTCAGGCCCGGCGCGACCCGCGCAACCAGTGGCGCCAGCCGCTTGAGCCAGGCCGGCTCCTTCTCCCCCACCAGCAGCGCCGGGCTGGAGAGGATCACGCCGGTCAGGCCGCGCGGGTCGCGGGCCGCGCTGGCCGCCGTGACCAGTCCGCCCATGGAGTGTCCCAGCGCGAACACCGGCAGCGTCTGCGCCCGCAGGGCCTCGCGGGCCTTCAGGTGATCCTCGACGAGCACGTTCATGTCCGCGACCGCCTGCCGCCCCGGCGATTTCCCGTGGCTGCGCTGATCGAAGGCGTACACGTTGATCCCGGCGTCCACCAGCGTGGGGATCAGTCGGTGGTACCGCTCGACGTAACGCCCCGCGTACTCCCCGAACCCGTGCGAGAGCAGCAGCGCCGCCTTCGGGCTGGCCGCCCGCCACAGATATCCCTCGACCGGCGCGCCCGGTACCGTCCACGCTTCGTTTTGCATGAACTGAGTCTAACGGGGGTGATGGGTGATGGGTGATGGGCAACAGCGTGCGCGCGACCCGACCGCCCCCGTCAAGCCCCCCACATCCCACACCCCACTGCCTACTCCAGAAAGTCGTCCACCAGCGCGCGGTACCACCCCGTCTCCTCCAGCGCGGGGAAGTGCCCGCTGTGCGCGAGGACCTCCTGCCGGGCGTGGGGGATCAGGGCGGCGATCTCCGCTCCGGCGGGGGGTGGGTTGAGGGGGTCATGCGCGCCGCTGAGGATCAGGGTGGGGGCGGTGACGCGCGGCAGGCCGGGGCGGAAGTCGAAGCGTTCCAGGGCGCGGCGGGCGGCGTCGGCCTGTTCCGGTGTCTGGGCCAGTCCGGTCGCGTGGTCGTCGGCGGTGCGGCGGGCGACCTCGTCCCGGATGGCCTGCGGGGTGCCGGGGGCGAACATGCGATCCAGCAGGAACGCCTGGACCTCCTGCGGGGTCAGGCCACGCATTTCTTCCTCGTGCTGCGCCATCAGGATGGCGGTGCCGCTGGTCTGTCCGCTGGCCTTCGGGACGACCAGGATCAGCCGCGAGACGCGATCCGGGTGCGTGGTGGCGAGGGCCTGCGCGACGTAGCTGCCCATGCTGGTGCCCATCACGTCTGCCTGCGGGACGCCCAGGGCGTCCATGACGGTCAGCACGTCGCTGACGTGGTCGGCCAGCGTGTAGCTCGCGGGGCGGCCCGAGCGGCCGTGCCCGCGGCTGTCGAGGGCGATCACGCGCCGCGTTCCGGCGAGGTGGTGCAGGTCGGCGTCCAGCCAGCCGCCGTGGCTGCCCAGCCCGTGCAGGAGGATCAGGGGGTGCCCATCGCCCGCCTGCTGCACGAACAGGGGGGTGCCGTCGGCGGCGGGGATGATCACGGGGCGTCCGGGGTGGGGAGGGTGCCCGCCACGGCGGCCAGCGCGTAGGCGTACTCCTCGGCGATCTCGTTGAGGTACTCGTAGCGGCTGCTGGACCCCCCGTGCCCGGCGCCCATGATGGTCTTCAGGACGACCGTGCCGCTGCCGGGCTGCGCGAGGTCGCGCACACGGGCAGCGAACTTGGCGGGTTCCCAGTACGCGACGCGCGGGTCGTTCAGGCCGGTGCTGATGAACAAGTGCGGGTAGCGAGCGGCCTTCAGGTTGTCGTAGGGGCTGTACGCGGCCATCACGGCGTACTGCTCTTCGTGGTTGGGGTTGCCCCACTCGTCGTACTCGTTCGTGGTCAGCGGGATGCTGTCGTCGAGCATGGTGCTCAGCACGTCCACGAACGGCACGCCGGGGAACACGGCGGTCCACAGGTCGGGGCGCAGGTTCAGCGCCGCGCCTATCAGCAGGCCGCCCGCGCTGCGGCCCATGGCGACCAGTTCGCGCGCGGTGCCGTCCGCCTTCAGGGCCTCCCCGGCGGCGACGAAGTCGGTGAAGGTGTTCATCTTGTGCGCCAGTCGCCCGGCGTCGTACCAGCGGCGGCCCAGTTCGGACCCGCCCCGGACGTGCGCGATGGCGTACATCCAGCCCCGGTCCACCAGCGGCAGGCGCGCGATGGAGAACGCGGGGTCCATGCTGAAGCCGTAACTGCCGTAGCCATACAGCAGCGTCGGCGCGGGCAGCGCCGTGTCCCGGCGGCGCAGCAGGCTCACGGGGACGCGCTCGCCGTCGGGCGCGGTGATCCAAGTCTGCTCACTGACGTACATGCTGGCATCGTAGTTCGGGACTGGCGTGGCCTTCACGAGCGTGGTGTCCAGACTGTCCAGATTGAGGTCCAGGTGTTCTACAGGCCGGGTGAGGCTGGTGAACACGATCCGCGCGCTGCCCGTGTCGAAGACGTGGTTCGCGCCGATGCGGACGGTGACGCTGTCCTCGGGGAACTCGACGCGGCGGGCCGGACCGTACCCGCCGGGCGTGCGGGCCAGCACCCACAGGCGCGTGAAGCCCCCCTCTCGCCCGGACAGCAGCAGGTGATGGCGGAAGAGGAGCAGGCCGGTCAGGTGGCGCGCCGGGTCGTACGGGAGGACATCCTGCGCGTCGGCCCAGTCCAGCGTGCCCGCGCGTTTCGGGAAGCGCACGAGTTTGAATTCCTCGGCCCCGCCGTGGTTCGTGAGGGCCAGCCAGTGATCCCCGGCGTCGGTCAGGACCGGGGCCTCGGTGCCGCGTTCACGCGCGAGGAGCAGCGTGGGCTGCGCGCCCTCCTGCGCGGTGTCCAGCACCCACCACTCCTGCGCCATGTTGCTCTGGCTGACCAGCCGCAGCGTGCCGCCGTCCTCGGTCGTCAGGGCGGCCACGCGGAAGGTCGCGTCCGGTTCGTGCAGCAGCCGCTCGTCCTGCGCCTGGGGCTGCCCCAGCATGTGCCGCCAGATGCTGTCCGGGCGCTGCGTGGCGTCGTCGGTCGCGTAGTACAGCGCGGTGCCCGACGCGTTCCAGTCCAGCACCCAGCCGCTCAGGCCGGTCAACGGGGCCTCGGCCAGTTCGCCGCTGGCGGTGTCCAGCACGCGCAGCTGGAAGACCTCCTGCCCGGTCGTGTCGAGCAGGTACGCCCACAGCCGCCCGTCCGGGCTGGGCACCGCGCGGTACACCCACACGTTCTCCAGGCCCTCGCGGACCTTCAGGGCGTTCAGGTCCAGCAGCGTCTCCTCCGGGCCGCCCGCCAGGGGACGGCGCATGATGATCGCGTGCGCCTGCCCCTCCAGGGTCCGCTGGAAGTACGCGTACGCGCCGCGCACGACCTCCGGCTGGTCGTCCTGCTCCTGCACGTGCGACAGCAGCTCGCGGTAGATCGCCGCCTGCGTGTCCCGCAGCGGGGCCATCACGGCGTCCAGGTGCGCGTTCTCGGCGTTCAGGTACGCCAGTACCTCGGGGTCGGCCCTGCCCTGGGTTTTCAGCCAGTGGTAGTCGTCGGGACGCTGAATGCCGTGAATATCGTGCAGGACGCCCTTGCGGGCAGCGCGAGGTGCAGAGGTCATACCCCGGAGCATACCCGGCAGATCCGGGTGGCCGCGCCGCAGGTGCCGGACCTGACCGTAGGCCGGTCGGACGGGACGCCCTGGTCCCGCTCAGGCCGGGTCAGCAGCGCAGTGCCTTAACCTTCAGCGCAGCGCCTTGACGAGTTGCCGTTCGACGAGTTGCGCGGCGATCGGGCCGCGGATGCGGCGGAACAGGTGGTAGTCGAAGAAGTACACCTGCCCGGCCTGACTGGCGCGCAGGCGGCTGGTGATCGCCCCGGCAGTCCACTCGGCGCGGGCGCGGGTGGGCGTGCTGGTCCCGGCGGCCAGGACGATCACGGCATCCGGGTTCAGGGCCGCGAGCCCCTCCACGCTGACCACGGCGTCCTTCTTCTGGCCGTCGATGACGTTCAGGCCCACGTCGCGCAGCAGGCCGCCGGTCCAGTCGTCGCTGCCGCTGATCGTGAAGGTGTTGCGGGCGTCGCCTCCGGCCGTCCAGACGACCAGCACGCGCTTTCTGCCGAACGCGGTCAGCTGCGCACGGGTGGCCTGCACACCCTTGTTGTAGGTGGTCAGCGCGGCGCGGTAGGCAGCGTCGCGGTTCAGGGCGCGGGCCAGGGTGGGTAGCGTCTTCTGCCACGCGTTCCGGTCGATGCCGTCCATCAGCAGCGTGGGCGCGATGCGGCTGAGCTGCGGGTACACGTTCGCGGCGTACGTCTCGCCGACGATCAGGTCCGGGCGCAGGGACGTCAGGATCTCGAGGTTCGGGTTGAAGCGGTCGCCGACGTTCACGGGCGCGCTGGTCACGCGGCTGCCCAGGTACTTGATGTCGCGGATGGGCGAACCGAACGCCGGGGTTTTCAGGAACGTGGAGGCCTCGCCGTAGCCGACGGGCTGCACGCCGATGGACAGCAGCAGGTCCAGCGCGTGCGGGCCGAGGGCCACGACCCGCAGCGGCTGCCGGGGGATGGTGGTCGTTCCGGCGGCGTGCGTGACGGTCTGGGGATACGTGGCGGCGCTGGCGGTCAGGGCGGCGCTGACCAGGACAGCGGTGAGGGTCAGGAGGGTGGTTCGTTTGGGCATGGGGGTCCTTGTGCGCCGGGGTCCGTGGGGACGGCCGCGCTGATGTGGGGATTGTGCCAGACTTAAATCCGAGTTGCAAGGTCAGGATTCTCCGTGGGGGTGACCCAACCATGAAGTTCCGCTCAACCGCACCTGTGCCGACCCCACCGCCCGACCGCGCAGACTGGGCCGTATGGCAGACATCGCACGCAAGGCAATGGCCCACTGGGAAGGCGACCTCAAACACGGCAAGGGCACCGTCAGCACCGAGAGCGGCGTTCTGGACGGCGCGCAGTACTCGTTCGGCACCCGCTTCGAGAACGGCAAGGGCACCAACCCCGAAGAACTCCTCGCCAGCGCGCACGCCGGATGCTTCACCATGCAGCTCAGCGCGCTGCTCGCCAACCACGGCCACACGGTCGAGTCCCTGGATACGCAGGCCACCTGCGAGATGGTCAAGGACGGCGCGGGCTTCAAGGTCAGCGCCATGAAACTCGTCGTGCGCGGCAAGGTCACGGGCAGCGATCAGGCCGACTTCGAGGAGCACGTGAAGCAGGCCGCCGACATGTGCCCCATGAGCCGCGTCATGCAGGGCAACGTCGAGATCACCCACGAAGCCATCCTCGAATAAGGTGTCCGTTCCTGCGGCGCCCAGACCACGGGGGTCGGGGCGCCGTTGTCATGGCGGCTGGCCAATGGACGCATGTGCGCGGGCGCGCCACGTGGCAGGCTGGCGCGCATGAGTCACCTGTACTACCTGGTCGGGGCGCCCGGCAGCGGCAAACGCACGGTCGGGAAGGCACTGTCGGCGCTGACGGGCGCGGCGCTGCTGGACAATCACCTGACGAACGACCCGGTGTTCCTGGCGGCTGGGGTGTCGGGACACGAGCCGGTCAGTGATGACGTGTGGGCGCTGTGTTTCGAGGTGAGGCGTGCGGTGAGGGCGGCGACCCTGCACGCGCCCCCGACGCTGGCACACATCTTCACGAACTATCTGACCGCGGAGGACCGGGAGTGGGCGAACGTGGCGCGCCTGCGGGAACTGGCGGCGGAGCGGGGTGTACCGTTCGTCCCGGTGTGGCTTGAATGTCCGCTGCCGGAACTGGAGCGGCGGATGGGACTCCCGGAGCGGCGCGAGCGCCTGAAGTTGCGTGACCCGGCGCAGCTGCGGGAATTGCTCGACCGGGCCGGGACGCTCCCGCCCCCGGCGGACGCGCTGGTGCTGGACACGTCGCACCTGGACCCGCTGGAGGCCGCGCGGCGGATCGTGGCGTTCGCCGGAGCAGTCAGCGAAGGGGACCTGCCGTGACCGCGAGGACCGGTAGCCGCAGCGTGATCGTCTGCAGTCGCCACCTGAATGTCCAGCGGCGGGGGCGGTCGTGCTGGGCGGCGCGGGCGCGGTGCGCGTCCTGCGCTTCCTGAATGAGCTGTGCCTGGCGGTCAAGGGCGTGCTGGTGGGGTTCGTGGAACATGGTGGAACCTCGCGTTGGGGTATGAGGGGGTGTCCCGCCGTCCGCGGGGGCGGTCGGGGGTGGCGTGGGCGGCCTGGTGTGGACGGGGTGGGGTCAGTTCAGGTGCAGCTGGCCTCTGAAGTTCATGAGGACGAAGGTGCTCGTGCGGCTCACGTCGGTCTCCTCGGTTTCCAGGCGGTCGAGGATGGCGTTCAGGGCGTCCTGCGCGGCGCGGTACTGCTGAGGGCTGAGCTGCACGCTGCGCAGGCGCATGGCGGGCGCGAACGCGCCGGGGTTGGTGCGGGGGTCGGGCCCGCCGCGGCCCAGGTGGATGGTGAGATCGTCCCCGGTGTCGGGGTACCCCTGGCGGGTCTGCCAGTCGAGAATGGCGTGGGCGTAGGTGGTGGTGATCTCGCGCATGGCCGGGCCGATGATGGTCAGGGGGTCGTCGAGCGGGACCAGGGCGCGTGGGATGTGGAAGGTGTGGGCGGCGGCGATGTACTTCACGCGTTTGCCGTGGTGTCCGGCGACGCGCAGCAGACCGCATTCGAGAAGTTTGCGGACGTGGTACGTGACGCGGTTGGCGGGTTCGTTCAGGGCGTGGGCGGCGCCGCTGGCGGTGGCGGGCGTCAGGAATTGTTCGAGGAGGCGGGCGCCGTACGTGAAGTCCATCAGGGCCTCGGC
The Deinococcus sedimenti DNA segment above includes these coding regions:
- a CDS encoding divalent metal cation transporter, giving the protein MSLPPPEPPSAGSLDDRMTRRAEAVLSRQSEKRGLARILPFLGPAVIASIAYMDPGNFATNIQGGAQFGYALLWVILAANLMAMLIQNLSAKLGIATGKNLPETIRERWPRPVVWLYWVQAEIVAMATDLAEFLGAAVAIQLLTGLPLIWGASITAVLTFWLLTIQRRGFRPLELVIGGFVSIIGVAYLTQFVLAHPALAELGRGFIPSFQGVDSVYLAVGIIGATVMPHVIYLHSALTQGRVPTRNDDEKLRLSRLNRVDVIASMGVAGLINMSMLAVAAATFYGKGVENAGDLETAYRTLTPLLGPAAATAFAIALLASGLSSSAVGTMAGQVIMQGFVNFSIPLWLRRTITMLPAFIVILLGLNPTDVLVLSQVILSFGVPFALVPLLLFTARRDVMGVLTSRPLVTGLGWLFASIIIGLNVYLLWGAFTN
- a CDS encoding diguanylate cyclase → MARLSQQVAPSGHTVLVVDDDAELRATVSRLLQNCGHTTLSAEGGEEALALVAANDIHLILLDYFMPGMNGEDVVRELRQRGHSTQVVLQTGYASEQPPRTLLRDLDIQGYHDKSEGPDKLLVWVDAALKAHRHVRAISASRDGLNYILQAAPQLHRIQSLDGLLRGILLQLQGILGFSGACVAVSEDALTDGANGFVAVPHPQAQPFDVRVATGRFEGQAWHNLNGTEQSTVLHAATSGRACHTPYIALPLNVGDRNVGVVLVDSASRDQQLDLTLLEVFAAQAAVAIQNVQLFELATTDELTGLMNRRAWLSRLDEALHLGARHGHPTSVVLIDVDHFKRVNDTYGHLAGDAVLRALGALLREQLRLTDVAARYGGEELAVLLPHTDAAGAFRLADRLRQHMMDLRVPWADGAVNVTASMGVTTDPGGNSGPTPQDMLARADEALYRAKSGGRNRVVDLPVRADG
- a CDS encoding PAS domain S-box protein, which encodes MKAAEDAALGRLAALMQGAVWQADPATHRTTFISERLSDIVGFTPEQWTAEPAFWESRLHPEDRTWVQEALEGGIRQGEPFTLEYRLFDTAGQVVWVRDLITPVYDGTQLTALGGMMLDITSERDNETALRTALDQFARLFNGSPVGLAVIAADSGRVQRSNNAFRAVAGLRTSLRPGAPGTDTLWADPEAAAQFWAALQAGPVQEWPAQWLDSGREVREVTLSADRLNDEGDTAFVMMRDVTSQVQARRDSEASERRFRALVQHSSDLITVLHPSGTILYASPAVEAVLGYDSEEAVGRNALDHLHPDDHEAIQREFGRAVFGGSGATARMTSRFICCNGEFRHLEWVATNQLDDPSIQGIVMNSRDVTERVHADQERLETQQTFETLFSASPEAILLVEFAGAMEIVECNDVAAAMRGYQRDELIGQSTYRSMPNGAALLADAKANDAFRERVRAAGRLQFEAEHLHRDGHVYPVEINLALVTIRGREMMLCVERDISERRAAAEALEASQARLVASEKLAGLGRLTAGLAHEINTPLAATMTELHDAARLVQEYRDSVGHAQVTDADHLEIAAELNRAVEAAQRNLTRIGDFIRKIRGHTRDTITERVAFDAVKHTENTLSMLAHEARAAKVDLLLEQPRLPVRLHGEPGRLTQIVTNLVVNALHACAPGSTVTVSFEALDDGSAVMRVQDTGSGIPEDVLPRIFEPMFTTKPVGQGTGLGLSIIHDIITGHFGGEIQVQTSGAGTCFTVTFPARPPGAAPALETAATT
- a CDS encoding M12 family metallopeptidase; this encodes MRVASSLIVLSVILAACSPSSTPDARVTPEKAPATLIMPDGTEQQVMGFKQDGYLMLEDDIILADLSSAKVGKEGTYVVDTRYRWTGRTIPYTFAANVPQAIRDRVAAAASAIRSTTNVVVTPRTSTTQRNYVEITYNTGTSCASSLGMVGGKQTITLADRCTTGSIIHEFGHAMGLFHEQTRPDRDKSVTIIWANIPADWQSQYQIRSGSAGYGAYDFDSIMHYPAFFDGKIAIQPLNSSIDLNRMGQRNGFSTTDKSTINAMYPR
- a CDS encoding alpha/beta hydrolase, with the translated sequence MQNEAWTVPGAPVEGYLWRAASPKAALLLSHGFGEYAGRYVERYHRLIPTLVDAGINVYAFDQRSHGKSPGRQAVADMNVLVEDHLKAREALRAQTLPVFALGHSMGGLVTAASAARDPRGLTGVILSSPALLVGEKEPAWLKRLAPLVARVAPGLKTSDLGTGGLSRLPDEVAAYEADPVMYHGNVPALTGATMLGLSGRLWPEYARWTLPTLTLHGTADRITDPRGSQRFHDTITSTDKTLHTVEGGYHELLNDEPREEVRQVILDWLRARTS
- a CDS encoding alpha/beta fold hydrolase, whose product is MIIPAADGTPLFVQQAGDGHPLILLHGLGSHGGWLDADLHHLAGTRRVIALDSRGHGRSGRPASYTLADHVSDVLTVMDALGVPQADVMGTSMGSYVAQALATTHPDRVSRLILVVPKASGQTSGTAILMAQHEEEMRGLTPQEVQAFLLDRMFAPGTPQAIRDEVARRTADDHATGLAQTPEQADAARRALERFDFRPGLPRVTAPTLILSGAHDPLNPPPAGAEIAALIPHARQEVLAHSGHFPALEETGWYRALVDDFLE